Below is a window of Naumovozyma castellii chromosome 9, complete genome DNA.
ATAGTTTTGAAGTCAAACGAAGGCGAAAAATATTCGAAAACTGAAAGGATCATATAGTTAAGCAGAATAAATTCGGCTGTCAAAGCAATCAACGGTATTAAGTGATTCCTTGATATGAACAATGGACTGAACTTTTGTAACCCTAATTGCGTAAAATACAGTAGGCTGATGgatattaataaagatGCTGGAAATCTTAATTTAACAGCAATGGAATCTAAAACTTTATCTTCCCTTCTTGACAACAAAAAGAGTAATAGAAAAAGCAAAGCTGGAGTCAACGTAAGTAAAATGCAGTTCCATATGAAAAGATTGGATGAActtaaaacaaaaaatcTCATCCCTGAAAGATCGAAATAAATAGCAGGTGAACTATCATGTTCATCTGCATCAGTATTGGCTATATATTTCGAAAGTTGTAAACTTGTATGCAGCATATGCCAGAGGGCAGCTTTCGATGTCTTCAGAGTAGAATCTTCAATGGTATGATAGAAGTCTCTAGGCTTGTAGAATGCAATGTCCCATCCTCTCAAGCCATTGTCTTCGTAGACTTTGTAATCTGTCTCACTCCCGATATAGCGGTTATAGAACCCTTGTTGATATATTGAGTTACCGAATGGAGCGTATTTGACAGCTTCCTTGTATATTGAAGCCGTCGAGATATCTGATGTTCTAAATAAAACTGATTTCCCTCCCGTACCAGTACCCTCCAAATTTATGACATATTCCACTAAATTGGACCAAGGATGCttaaaaaatgaatggGCCCCTAATAAACCAAATTCTTCGttgttattgaaattaaatattatcGTTCTCTCGGGCTGTTCGTTACAGAAATTGGTTAGTAGAGCTAGTAGTGAAGCAATACCTTTTCCATCATCTGTGGCACCACGGCTTGTTGGGACGGAATCAAAATGTGCAGATAGTAGCAAACCTGGTAGCTTCGGGTCAGAACCTTCTAATTTGACAATAATATTGGAAGATTCATAATATATTACCCTTGCTCTTCTTGAAGTGGCGTTAAAAACATCAGGTTGTCTGAATAGCGTATGTAATCCGTTATAGTAGTCATCTGAAATATCAGCATATGGTATATTACTACCAATCTGGCGCACTCTATCCAGTAGGTAATCATGCACTCTATCATTATCTCTTGAAGTATATGGATGTGGTGattttgtaatattttgtaaatctgTCCATGCAGTCTCAAGTAAGTTATAATTGTAAGGGTCATCCCCCCTTGTTGGAACTGAATGTTTATAATTGGTATGGTCTAGTATGTAGAGGGCTCCTATTATAACATAGGTTAGAAGCAAAAATAAACTGACGTTAGTTTTTCTAAATCTCATTATAGATCGAAGATAATTGAGAAGAGACATCATGCCCTTGAACTGTAATCGATAATTGTTGTAGTCAATGCTTGTGGAATTAGGAGTAGTTCTTTGTCAATGAGCCAGGTTCAACTGAACAATAAAGGTTAAATGCTTCATTATATTGTTTATATCTACATATAGACAGATCTTACTGACCGAcgtttgaaaataataatagcGAAGGTTTTCGAAAAAACATGATACAACCTCTGCACAACTTATGACTCAAAGGAGTATTCACAATCCAGtggaaaaatataaaagCTACTTAGAAGGACTCTTTTAAGGTTCAGAGAAGTCAGTCTAGCCATGGTTTGGTTTTAAATAAGATCAATAATGCATTCTATAATCTTTCAGTACTTAATGTATATGATCATAAATTAACATACtaaaaaaagaattttttaatCTAGAATTATGATATCCTCCTTTGTACTATCAactttttcatcatttataAAGGCAAATGTTATCCATTCTTTCATAGTTTTTAACGTATTCGAAGTCACATTGTCAGCCAATTCATTTGTTTTCAGAGGGTCAATATGTTTATAACCGACGAAACATTCTTTCATTAGATTTGTTTTCTGTTGcatattcttcatctcATCATCCTCCATTACCTGTGATAATTGCAAGGCATTGGTCCAGCTGTTACGCCTTTTCtctaaattcttcttctttggatgAGCTATTTCATTAAGTGACACGCTTTTACCTGTACCCTCACAGTCACAAATTAAATCATGAGTATTACTCTTAGTGGTTTCCATAATGGTGaataaatctttcaaatcttctttaGTAAATAAGTCATCATTAGATCCCGTCTTTCCGGTCGTGTATGATGAATCTAGAAATTTTTTGCTCAAACTatgtttcattaattgtCGCTGCAGAATCTTTTCATCTATGCATCCTGTTGTTATtaatctatatatataacaatGCTTTTTCTGTCCATCTCTATGGATTCTAGACATAGCTTGCAAGTCAATGGATGGGTTCCAGtcattatcaaaaagaATTAGACGAGACGCACctattaaattcaaaccTACCCCACCTGATTTCGCACTTAATAAGAACGCAAAAATAGAGGGATTTCTATTAAATGTATTCACTATGGAATCTCTTTGTTTCGCTGGCGTTGAACCATCTAATCGGCAAGATACCATTTGTGCTGAATTCATTAGATTTTGGATTATATCAAGGGTTTGTGTATAGTTGGAAACGATGACAACTTTCTCATTGTTGGTATTacctttaattttttctaaaAGTGTCATTAGGATTTTTAATTTTCCAGAATTTAAAGAACGATCATACCTTTCCTGGATTACACCATCAGGTCTAATCTTTGACTGGTAGTAACTATCATCACCAATTAATGTTGGGGAGTTgcaaattttcttgaaaaggGTAATGAGCCccaatgatgaattaaaagATAGATTGGCAAAATCTATCCTTGATCTACTCAGGATATCATTAAAGGCCAAAAGTTGTGATTGTGTCGGCTTGCAAAATAGAATGATATCCGTTTTGGGGGGCAAATATTTACTGAGAATAGCATTTGTTCTTCTTAAGgtaaattttcttgttatATCAATCATTTCCTTTGATCTACCCTCACCAAGTTCgataatatcttcattgTGTCTATTTTCTGTGTCCCTTCCTCTCGTAATAGGCGCTATGAAccttttcttgaaataaGGATATGATCCAAGAATTCCAGGGTTAAGGAAATCAATTATAGTATAGAATTCATTGAGATCATTTTGAATAGGAGTACctgaaagaagaattttccttttaatttcaagatttttcaatacaTTTAATACCTTGGAAGACCCGTTTTTCAACCTATGCCCTTCATCACAGATAAGCAAATCAATCAAGTCTCTTGAGCCGTGTAGTTCTTCAGAAAcacttaataatttttcataaCCTATCACTAGAACCTGGAATGTCCTTTGAACTCGGAGGAAATTCTTTACGGCGGTTTTATCCATTTCCGGAGTATTTCGGGAGCTTAAAGTGAGTATTCCAATTCTATTTAAATTCAACCATTTTGCAAACTCTCTTTTCCAATTACCAATAAGCGTCACTGGACAGACTACCAATATTTTCCTACATAGTCCATGTAATGGTACGCCAGATTGTGAACAGGCAATGTTTTTCAAACTTGGTGATTGTTTCAAAAGTGTCCATATTAATGTTATGGTCATCAATGTTTTGCCCAATCCCATTTCATCTGCTAATAGACATCCACCAATATCAGAATCCTTCTCCAAGATCAAAGATTTCCCTGtattatcttcatctgTTTCTTGATGATTGGTCGCTAGACCCATTACGCAATCATACATGAACTTTACACCCTCTCTTTGATGTGGTCTCAATAATTTCCCCAATAATGGATCTACTATGACATCAACGTCGGCATCCCTCCACTTGTTCATAATGATGGGGTTTTCTATCTTTGATACATCAAACACTGGttgatatttctttttcttagaagtaatttcattttgtttaGAGGAGGATAGTGGGGTATGAGCATCagatttcttcattattgttttaaattttgttaCAGTTTGCGAATTAAATAACTGAGAAACTGGAATCTTATTTTGTGTAACTGACTTAGTGATAGCATTACCGTTAGTCCTAGCAGAAGATGGGGGAGTAACTGTTGCTTGATTATTTTTGCATAATAAAGAACGGACCCTTTGTAACTCTTTAGGGTCCGATAATTCATAATCCACTTGAACTTCCCATGATCCAGctttaaaaataaaatcacATAACTCAGAATCATTCGTAAGGTGACGATTACCAATCTTAGTCCCAGCATCATTAAAGAGGATAAGGTTGTTGGATGTCCTAAGCTGTGCATATCCGTCATTATCCCATGTCTTGTGTTTTTTCATTGACGGTTTCCGATACATTATTGTAAAACACTTGGTGCCATTATCGCCTCCGGTATTACTTGTTGTTACCGGTTCCTTGGATGGCGGTACTTTTATTCTCTTGGATGTGGTTTCATTGGCAAAGTTGTCACTGGGGAGTCGTTTGGTACTATTTAATGGTGAGTTGGAGTTTGCTTGAGCCGATATTAGTCTCCGAGGTGGTTTGAAGGGCTTATTTTGGTATTTGGGTAGTGACATTGGAACTTGATGGCATTCTTATTAGGGGCCTTGGAACTATATGGGTGTGATTAGCTCGATGAACTTCGAGTGtgaatttgaagtttttcttgtttgttGTGTTACGCGTAATTttttagaaaaaataaGCGCCGACCCCACACACtgctgaaatatttgatcgCTAGATAGGACGTCTACTAGAGACTAATTCAGATATATTAAGGTGTTTTAAGTTTACTACAGTATTTTACATCAGATGTTAAAGGTGTAAATATAACAAGAAAAAGTGAGGGGGGGTTGGTATCGtgattttcaaatttcttccCCACATTTAAAAGTGAATGTTTAAATTCTATCCAAAGAGCTTGAATTGCCTAATTAGGTGTTATATTTGGATCTTCTAAGGTTTAgattaaatcaaaattggtgtttatatttattatttaaaatttttaaatatgctaaagaacaaaaataaaagaaactTGGAAAAAACATCTTTAaagtaaataaattttttcaaccctttattccaataatacattattaaattcttaGATTTTAACTTGTGGAACAATAGCAGATGTATTTGGTGATGGAATTTAAGATACATAAGTAAACCACAAACTACTCGTATACAACGATGAAGTGCATGACACCGTAATTAGgttgaatgaaaaatatttactCAAGAGATTGGAACTACATCTaaaccaaaattttatCTTATCCTCTATCAACTTATCATCAGGGTCACTTATAACaatattcatcatctgGCACTGAAGGAAGTTTGTCCTGTGATGAACTTGTAACTGTGTTTTGCGTGGGGGAAGATAACTACATTTTCTGTTCTTCTGGAGTACCATCTTGGATAACTTTAGTGTCATATCCTTGTCTTGACACTTGAATTATTCCAGTTGCTTTACTTTTAtcttttgataatattaccATTGTTTCTACGAATAAACATACGATAAAtgattcatcttctttcCCTTGGAACACTAATGACCAACCTGGTATTTCTTTCAGGTATATTCTAGTTATTAAgcatttatttattttaaaaagaCGCTGTAGTTGTATTACATGTATTCGCTCACAAAATTCACCATAATTCAAAACCAACATCTCCTTCAGACTCAGATTAAATTAATGAAACCATATCGGACACTGACATCATTGCAACACAACAAACAAATCACACAGAATTCCAACGACAAAGTCAACCCAATACCCCATCtgatatatttttcattcttataAAAcggaaatatttttcatacAATCTAATTACGGTGCCATGTACTCCAAAGCTTTATACTAGAGATAGATTTCTGTTATACCTGTGTCTCACAAATTCTAACAATTTCCGAGTAAAAAAGTCCAACTAAAGTGGTTTCCAAGTCGGCTATAGGTTGTCCAAATTAAGACAGGCAACATTTTGTGTCAGAGGGTCCAATTCAGCATTTCACGCTCTTTGTATGCGGCGCgacaatgaaaaaaaagacCGTATAGACCACTCGAAAATGCCTTTTCCCTTAAAGGTAATCTTCCCTAGCTCCAGTTTTCGACCATCGACAGACCCTTCTGcgatgaaatttcttgtttgaCTAATTAAcatattatttatttaatgttACCTATTTATGTACCTCTCTCGAACTCCATTCTGTAGGAAAGCACATTCTTTGACTTTGCGATTATTCGGAAAAGGCTGTGCAGAGCTTGATATGTCTTCCATACAGGGCGAACCATCGATGGTATCAATCGAGATTGAATCAACTAAAAAGAGAGAAATTGAGGTTTCTGAAAAACCAATTGCAAGTGCTGATACGACAGTTTCTACTTCCAAATGTAATGCTAAAACTTATTTCCAAGATTTCTGTCATTCGTTCAAGAGGAAAGACTCTGATTTAGATTCTGATGTAGAAGCCCAGGATACACAATTATCCAAGACCATCAAGAGCCGTCATTTGCTAATGATAAGTTTGGGTACCGGTATTGCCACTGGGTTACTTGTCGGTAACGGTCAAGTTTTAGCGAAAGCAGGTCCAGCCGGTTTAATTATTGGGTACACtgtttcatcaataatgatatattgtattattCATGCGGCGGGTGAATTGGGTATTTGTTATCGTGGGTTAGTGGGGAATTTTACTCGCTATCCATCCATTTTAATTGACCCTTCATTAGGATTTGCCATTTCATTACTTTATACACTACAATGGTTGACGGTTCTACCTTTACAATTAGTCACCGCGGCAATAACTATTTCCTTTTGGACTGATGTAAACCCCgatatttttgttctttgTGTTTTCATTGTGGTAATCATAGTCAATCTCTTTGGTGCAAGGGGATACGCTGAGACAGAATTTTTCTGTAATTGTTGCAAGATACTAATGATTACTGggtttattatattatctATTGTGATAATTACTGGTGGTGCTGGTAAAGATGGTTACATTGGTGCAAAATATTGGATTCACCCGGGACCCTTTGCCCATGGGTTTAAAGGTGTCTGTACAGTATTTACCTATGCCGCCTTCAGTTATGGTGGCATTGAAGTGGTTGTACTAAGTATtgatgaacaagaagatCCCGTATCCGCGGTTCCAAACGCGTGCAAGAAAGTTGTTTAcagaatattattaatttatttactGACAACCATCTTAGTTTGTTTCCTCGTACCCTACGATAGTCCCAATTTACTAGGTTCTTCTCATTCAGGATCTCATGCTTCACCTTTCGTCATTGCCATTGAATCACACGGTGTGAAAGTGGTCCCACATTTCATCAATGCAGTCATTTTAATCTCAGTGATATCTGTagccaattcttcattgtATTCGTCTTCTAGATTATTACTTTCCTTAAGTGAACAAGGTTCCTTACCACAATGGTTAAATTTCATCGACATGAATGGTCGTCCCATCCGTTGTTTCATCATCTCCATATTATTTGGTATGATTGGATTCGTGGCTGCTAGCGACAAAAG
It encodes the following:
- the TAT1 gene encoding amino acid transporter TAT1 (ancestral locus Anc_3.285) encodes the protein MYLSRTPFCRKAHSLTLRLFGKGCAELDMSSIQGEPSMVSIEIESTKKREIEVSEKPIASADTTVSTSKCNAKTYFQDFCHSFKRKDSDLDSDVEAQDTQLSKTIKSRHLLMISLGTGIATGLLVGNGQVLAKAGPAGLIIGYTVSSIMIYCIIHAAGELGICYRGLVGNFTRYPSILIDPSLGFAISLLYTLQWLTVLPLQLVTAAITISFWTDVNPDIFVLCVFIVVIIVNLFGARGYAETEFFCNCCKILMITGFIILSIVIITGGAGKDGYIGAKYWIHPGPFAHGFKGVCTVFTYAAFSYGGIEVVVLSIDEQEDPVSAVPNACKKVVYRILLIYLLTTILVCFLVPYDSPNLLGSSHSGSHASPFVIAIESHGVKVVPHFINAVILISVISVANSSLYSSSRLLLSLSEQGSLPQWLNFIDMNGRPIRCFIISILFGMIGFVAASDKREDVFTWLLAISGLSQLFIWMSMSLSHIRLRDAMKSQGKSLDEIGYKAQTGYWGSWLAVFIGFFSLVTQFWVAIAPVEKHGELDVVNFFQNYLAFPIVLVAYLGHKIYYKNWRLWIPADKIDLDSHRRIYSATAVEEQEQEQEEDDIQSIQTSIISRDEGK
- the RDH54 gene encoding DNA-dependent ATPase RDH54 (ancestral locus Anc_3.292), translating into MSLPKYQNKPFKPPRRLISAQANSNSPLNSTKRLPSDNFANETTSKRIKVPPSKEPVTTSNTGGDNGTKCFTIMYRKPSMKKHKTWDNDGYAQLRTSNNLILFNDAGTKIGNRHLTNDSELCDFIFKAGSWEVQVDYELSDPKELQRVRSLLCKNNQATVTPPSSARTNGNAITKSVTQNKIPVSQLFNSQTVTKFKTIMKKSDAHTPLSSSKQNEITSKKKKYQPVFDVSKIENPIIMNKWRDADVDVIVDPLLGKLLRPHQREGVKFMYDCVMGLATNHQETDEDNTGKSLILEKDSDIGGCLLADEMGLGKTLMTITLIWTLLKQSPSLKNIACSQSGVPLHGLCRKILVVCPVTLIGNWKREFAKWLNLNRIGILTLSSRNTPEMDKTAVKNFLRVQRTFQVLVIGYEKLLSVSEELHGSRDLIDLLICDEGHRLKNGSSKVLNVLKNLEIKRKILLSGTPIQNDLNEFYTIIDFLNPGILGSYPYFKKRFIAPITRGRDTENRHNEDIIELGEGRSKEMIDITRKFTLRRTNAILSKYLPPKTDIILFCKPTQSQLLAFNDILSRSRIDFANLSFNSSLGLITLFKKICNSPTLIGDDSYYQSKIRPDGVIQERYDRSLNSGKLKILMTLLEKIKGNTNNEKVVIVSNYTQTLDIIQNLMNSAQMVSCRLDGSTPAKQRDSIVNTFNRNPSIFAFLLSAKSGGVGLNLIGASRLILFDNDWNPSIDLQAMSRIHRDGQKKHCYIYRLITTGCIDEKILQRQLMKHSLSKKFLDSSYTTGKTGSNDDLFTKEDLKDLFTIMETTKSNTHDLICDCEGTGKSVSLNEIAHPKKKNLEKRRNSWTNALQLSQVMEDDEMKNMQQKTNLMKECFVGYKHIDPLKTNELADNVTSNTLKTMKEWITFAFINDEKVDSTKEDIIILD